The sequence below is a genomic window from Lysobacter capsici.
GTGGTTGATAGGCAGGGTGTGTAAGTGCGGCAACGCATTGAGCTAACCTGTACTAATGATCCGTGTGGCTTGACCATATAACCTCAAGTTGCCTTGGCTTCATTGACACGTTAAGACGTTTCTCCCAAAATACTGCTCGCTACATTCCAACTTATTCGCCGACGACGGGGTTCATTCCGTTTAAAGCACACCCACGTGAGCGTGAGCGCAACTTCAATCCATCGAAGCCTGCGACCCTCCACCCTCTCCCTGGTGATAATAGCTGTGTGGCACCACCCGATCCCATCCCGAACTCGGAAGTGAAACGCACATGCGCCGATGGTAGTGTGGCCTAAGCCATGCAAGAGTAGGTCATCGCCAGGGGCTTTACCCTAAAACGCCGCAACCATTGGTTGCGGCGTTTTTCTTTGCGCGGAGCAAAACCATCGGCAGGAAGTCTTCCGCGGCGCAAAGCATGGCTGCCCGGTCGTGAGTTGATCCGCCGATATTCGAGCCGCAGTTCGCCCCGATAATCGATGTCCCTGCGAATACCCCGGGGCCAGCGGCGTAAGCCGCGACTACCAAACATGCTTGCGTCGTATGTGCGGCGCCGCGGGCGCGGCTTGCGACGCTTAGGTCCGTTGTGCCGCGGCCCGATTTATGGGGCCTGCCAAATCACATATTCCATGCGAAACCTGAAGTTGTCTTAGATGTAATCCTTAACGATGCAATCGATGCGACAGCCCAATGGCAGAATCCACGCGGTCTCCGGCAGACGTGCCCGCCCTTTCGCCTGAGCCGCGTTTGGGTTGCGGCCTTCTTTCGCGGTGCCATCACAGCGGCGCCACGTGAAATCGCGGTGGCGTTCATCTGATTAGGCGGTCTAAATCATTTTCATACCGTCAACAAATACGACAAGGACAGCTAATGAAGAGACGTCAGTTCATCGGAGCTCCGCTGGCAGTAGCCGCCGCAACTGCGGCTGCGGGATTCGCCACCGTCGCCGACGCGGCTCCGCAGGCCACCATGGAGCGGCTTTCGGTGCTGGATTTCATCCCGCCGGAACTGCACGCAGCTATCTTCGACGAATCCAATACTGTCGATCTCACGGCATACATCCAGGCCGCGATCGATTCGCGTCCCGGGCGTTCCATCGACATCCGCTTTCCCAGCGGCACTTATCGCTTCAACGGAACCTTGCATGTTTCGCGCAACCATCTGTGGCTGAGCGGCGATAACGCCACACTCCTCCATGGGGCTGAAGGCGATGCGATCGTGTTGGGCGACGGAGTCACAGCGTATTACCGGATTCAGATCGGTGGCTTCCTGATGGGCAAGAGCCAGGTTTGCTATTCCGGCGCGATGATCCGCTCGCGGTTGTGCAGCATCGTGACGATCAAGGATTGTTATTTCTATGGAGACGACAAGATCCACGACGTCATGGTGTTCGAGCGCGGTTACCAGATCGACATTCATAACGTCGTATCGGAGAAGTGCCGGAATAATCATGTCACGCTGAGCGGCTCCGGGCCGGGCGCCGATCGCCAGGTGGATGCGACGATCTACGACAACCGCTTCGATTATGGCGCGTCCGCACTGTCGGCAAACGGTTTCGTCGAGGGGATATTCTTTCGCCGGAACATCTGCCTGCGCCAGCGCAACATCATCGCGAGTCTCAACGGAACTGCCAACTGGACTATCCCGTCGGTGAAGATCCAGGAAAACGATTTCGACGGAGGCGGATCCATCGGCCTGCAGATCAATCGCCTGTCCAATTTCCAGATCAACGACAACTGGTTCTCGAGCCTGCAGGACACGGCGTTGCGAATCGACGAAAATGCGGGTGGTGGAACGGTCAGCGACAATCAGTTCTACGCGACTGAAGGCAGAACCGCGATCGAGATCGGTGGTCAAGGCATTGTGATCACCGGCAATACGATCTCAGGTGGGCAGCAAGGGATGTATCTGCGCGCAACCAGCGGGAACATCGTATTCACCGGAAATATGGTGACTTACATGAAAGGTTTGGCCATCAATCTCTATGAGAATCCGTCGATGGTGACGATTGTGGGGAACAACTTCGTGAGCAATGCCGCAGCGATATCGACGGGCGGCACCGCATTAAACGTAGCCAGCAATCTCATTCGCTGACGGGCGACTGGAATGTGAAAGCATGAGAGTGCCCGAAAACCGGTGAGTTTCTCGTTTTCCGAGGGTGGCGAATTTACAGCGTACTCAGCGAACTGATTTAAGTTGCGATGCCGATCGCGTTGGGCTTGGTAAATATCAGGTATCTGGGCGCCAATGCTTCACGGTAAGCGCGAACCATCGACCGGTGTTCGCAGGCGAGGTTCGAGTGACCGCCGCCGCTGAAATGGCGGGTTGGAATAGCGGGTGGGCGACCGCTAAACCGTCAATACGATCGCAGACACCGCGCTGCGATCGTTCGCATCTCAAGAGGCGCGGTCGCCTTCCGGCGCCAGGCCGAGCTCGACTTGGGTCAGTCCGTCGTGGGTCCCGATCCGCAAGCCGATCCGATACCGCTCGCACAGCCGTTGCACGATCGCCAGGCCGAGCCCAAGGCCGGCGCTGCCTTCGCGGCGCTGAAACGGGCGGTGCAGGGTTGCGAGTAAATCCGGTTCAACGGCGTGCCCGCTGTTGACGATATTGAAGCTTGCGCGATCCCCGTTTTTCGCATGGTCGATCCAGATACGCACCACGCCCGCTTCGGTGTGGGCGAACGCGTTGCCGATCAGATTCGACAACAGGATGTGCAGTACCGGTTCGGGCAATACGCTGCGGACGCCGGCCGGTACCTGGATATCGAGGTCGATCGGCTTTCCTTCCAGCAGCACCGCCTGGTCCAGGATCACCCGCTCCAGCAGCGGCAGCACGGGCACCGGTTCGCCCGTCAGCGCCGACTCCTGCGACTCGCGCGCCAGACTCAGCAGCGTGCCGACAGTCCGCTCGAGCTGCGAGGCCGACTGGCGCAGATGAGTCAGGTGCTGACGGCCGGCTGCCGACAGTCCGGGTTCGTCCAGCAGACGCTCGCTGGTGCTGGCGATCACCGCCAGCGGCGTGCGCAACTCGTGGCTGGCGTCGCGGGTGAATTCCTGTTCGCGTTCGATGAAGGTGCGGATGCGTTCGATCAGCTCGGCGACGCCTCGCGCGACCAAGCCGACTTCATCGTCGGCGCGTTCGGGCATCGGCAGTATCGGCAGATGCTGCGGTGTGATCGAGCCGACCTGCGCCGCCAGTCGCGCCAGCGGCGCCGTGGTGCGTCGCGCCAGCCAGTAAGCGATTAACAACGCCAACGCGAACACCGCGGCCGCCGACCAGGCCAGCAATTGCAGGATGCGGTCGCGCATCGGCCGGACCACCAATTGCTGGCTGACTTCGGCGACCAACCACGCATTCGCGGCCGGATCGGCGGCCTGCAGGGTCTTGAGGTGGTAGTGGCGCCCGTCGCGCCCGGCGTATTCGTGACGCCAGGGTTCGTCGCGGTAAGGCGAACGCAAGTCGTCGGGGAATTGGGCGACGTCGGTGTACACCTTCATGTACGGGCTGCGCGGCGTTTCCCAGCGGCCGTCGCGTCGATGCGCCTGCACCAGGGCCGCGGCTTCCTGCCGTAACGCGGCGTCGAAGAACGCGTCTTCGGTGGCATACATGAAGATCATCGCGTACAGGCCGAACACGCCGGCGACGAGCACGGCGAATCCGCCGAACGCGATCATCAAGCGGTTGCGCATGCGCCGCCGCGGCTGTTTCATGGGCGATCGCGCAGCTTGAAGCCCACGCCATGCACGGTGTGCAGCATCGGCCAGGCGAAGGGTTTGTCGAGCGCCTGCCGCAGCAGATACAGATGCGAACGCAGCGGATCGGATTGCGGCACGTCGTCGCCCCACACGCGTTGCATGAGTTCGCTGCGGGTGAGGGTGCGAGGCCAGGCTTCGGCCAGGATCAGCAGAATGCGGTACGCGGTCTGATGCAGTTCGAGCGTCGCGCCGTCGCGTTGCGCGTGGTTGCCGCGGCGATCGATGCTGAGCGGACCGATCCGCAGCACGTGCTGCTCGCCGCTGCGATGACGTTGCGACAGCGCCAGGCAGCGGGCGAGCAGTTCCTCGCCCGCGAACGGTTTGACCAGGTAATCGTCGGCGCCGGCCTCGAAGCCCTTGAGTTTGTCGGCGAGCGTGTCGCGTGCGGTGAGCATCAGCACCGGGATACGGCGGTCGGCGCGCTCGCGCAACTGCGCGCATACGCGCAGACCGTCCAGGCCGGGCAGGTTGAGGTCCAGCACCACGACATCGGGCGGATCGTCCAGCGCCAGACGCAGGCCGGTGCGGCCATCGGCGGCGAAATCCGCCCGATGGCCGTGCGACTCGAACATTGCCGCCATCGCCGTGCGCAGCGGCAGATGATCTTCGACCACGAGTATGCGCAGACGCTCCACCATCGACGCTCAGCTTCCGATGCGTTGCAACAGTTGTTTAGCTTCGGCCATGTCGGGGTGGCTTTCCAGTACCTCGCCGGTCAGCGCGCGCGCGCGTTCGCGATCGCCCAGGCGCAGGTGCGCTTCGGCCATGCCCAGGCGCAACTGCGGTTCGGGCATGTACGGCGCGGCCAGTTGCATGATCGCCAGCGCGTCGCGGGTGGCGGCCAGGTCCTGGGTAGACTGCGATTGGTAGTAGCCGAGCAGGCCGATCAGCTGCACGTGATAGTTGTCGCGATCGTCGGCGAGCGCTTTATGCACGGCCGCGGTTTCGCCGTCCAATGCACGCTGCACCAGGGTCATGGTGCGTTCGTCGCGCCACGGCGTGCGCGCCTTGGGCTGACGGCCGAGCGTGCTGACGATGGCTTCGGCGACGGCGGGCGTGGAGTACGGGTTCTGGCCGGTGATCAGGCGACCGTCGACGACCAGCTTGGGCATCATCAACGCCGCTTCCTGCCACTGCGCCCCGCGCGCCTTGAGCGCGTCTTCGAGCTGGAAGCGGTATTGCTTCGCCCAGCGCTTGCCGAACACGGCTTCTTCCTCGTTGCTGAAACCGGTCATGCGCTTGCCGTCGACCAGCCAGGCGCCATTGCCGAGCCGCACATCCACCAGCGCGGCGGGCCCGTGACACACCGCCGCGACCACGCCGCCGCGTTCGTAGACGTCGGCCACCACGCGCTGCAAGGCCGGGTCGGCGGGCAGGTCGAACATTGCGCCCTTGCCGCCGACCACGTAGACCGCGGCGTAGTCGGCGGCCTTGAGATCGCCGGTCTTGCGCGTGGCCGCGAGCAGCCCGTTCGCGTCGGCGTCGGCGAGCAGGCTCGCGTTGAACGCTTCGGCCGCGTCGTATTTGTCGGCCTCGGCGCGGCCGCCGTTCGGGCTGGCGACGTCGATGGCATAGCCGTTGTCGCGGAAGATCAGATACGCCTGGGCGAATTCGTCCATCTCGAAGCCGGGCCGGGTCTTGCCCTGGTCGCGGCCTTCGCCGCTGACCACGATCAGGATCTTGTCGGCGGCCATCGCGGGGACAGCGGCGAGCAGCAGCGACACGGCGAGTACGCCGCGGCGAACACGATGTAGGGTCATGGAGGCGATCTCGACAGGAGGGAGCCTCAGTGTCGGCGGCGGCTGTGAATCAAACTTCAAACGCCGCGATGTGCCGCTGCGACGCGCTACTGCCGCGATCGAGCGCCGGTCACGCCGTCTTGCGGAACGTCACCACCAGCACATCGCGATGCGCTTCGCGTTGCGGGTCCTGCGGCGTCACCGCGGTGACGCCATGGAACACGCGGGCGTCGTCGACCAGCGCGGCGTCGAGCGGCGCGGTCAGGGTGAAACTGCCCAGTTCGGTGCCGTCGGCGGTGTGGATGGTGGTGGTGCCGCTGAGGATGTTGTGACGATCGATCAACAGCACCAGCACGTAGTCGACGCCGTCGCGATGCACGCCTTCGGGCGTGGGCTGGCCGTCTTCGTCGCTGCGCGCTTCGATGCGGAACTGGTGCAGTTCGATATGCCAGGCCTGCGTGTGCGGCGCGAGCGTGGAAAAGAAGTCGCGGCAGAACCCGAGCACGGTGGTGAGGCTGGCGCCGCTGGCGATGGCGTCGTGCACCGGCTCGAACCAGCGTTCGATATCGCCTTGCAGGGCGTTGTAATTGAGGCTTTGGTAATGCGGTTGATGCGGCTGGCGCTCGATCGCGCCGTCGCGACCGGCGCGGAACACCGCATGCCGGCGGCGGCGATGGCGGCCGACGCTGGCCAGGTACTGGTCGGGCGCCAGGTCGTTCCAACTGTCGGCGAACGCCGGCCAATCCTGCAGCGAGCCGTGCTGCAGCAGATGGCCGCGCATGGTCTGGCCGTCGACGAAACAGAAGCCGTCGCCGCGCAGGGAGTGCGCGAAGTTTTCATGATCGGTGCGCGGGGCGGGGGACATTCGCGACTCTTCGGGACAGCGGGATGCGGCGGGGGAGATGGCGAACGCGGTCAGCGTTCGCGAAGGATTTAGCTCGGCAAACCGGCCTGCGTCGAGCCGTCGAGCAAACGCAGCACCACCTGCGCGCTGGCATCTTCGGACGCCGCCAGCGCGGCCAGGACCAGCAACGCCAGCACGCAGCCGAAGCCCACCACCCAGGCCAGACTGCGCAGCCTCGGCTGGCGCAGCACATAGAACACGCCGTGCAGCACGCGGAACACGATGAAGACGATCGACAGGATGACGATCCAGTCGGTGGCCACGCCGGTCATCTGCGCGCCGATCACGCCGGCCGCGAACGGGGCGAAGGCTTCGAAGGCGTTGAGGTGGGCGGCGTAGGCGGCGTGGGAACGCGGGTTGTCCTGACGGGTCTGCCAGCCGCGCGGGTCGCGGTTGTCGTAGCGCTTGCCGCTGGCCTTGGCGACGGCGACCCACAGATACGGCAACAGCGCGGCGATCAGCACGCACCAGTAGGCGATGGACATGGACATGCGCGTTCCTTCAGGCATACCGCGAGCCGCGGCTGCTAAAGCCTAGCGGAAAAAACCACGGCGCCCTTGGGCGCCGTCGTCGGATCGCTGTGCGGCGAGGGTCGGCCCGCGGGACCGACCCGCCGCGTGGGCGCGGATTACTTCGCCGGCGGCGCCATCAGCTTGTCGTGCGCGGCGCGGAAGGCGTTGCCTTCGTACCAGTTCGGCCACTGCTCGTTGCCGGCCAGCACCGTGCCCACGCCGTACAGCGCGTCCAGGTCCTGGACCAGGCCGTCGAGCTTCCAGGCCGCGTCGAACTCGTCGGCCGGCTTGTGGTAACGGTTGTCGCGGTAGTCGATCTGGGCCTTCTGCCCGGCTTCGACGCCGCCGTCGATCAGGTCGTCGCCGCCCTTGGCGTACAGCGCGGGCACGCCGGCCTTGGCGAAGTTGAAGTGATCGGAACGGAAGTAGAAGCCGTCCTGCGGGGTGCCTTCGGCATGCAGCACGCGCTTCTGACCGTCGGCGACGGTCTTGAGGATGTCCTCGAGTTCGGAGCTGCCGTAACCGACCACGGTCATGTCGCGGGCCTTGCCGATGATCGGCATCGCGTCGAGGTTGATCACCGCGACGGTCTTGTTCAGCGGCACGGTCGGATGGGCGACGTAGTACTTGGAACCCAGCAGTCCGGATTCTTCCAGGGTCACCGCCAGGAACAGCAGCGAACGGTCCGGCGGCGGGGTCTGCTTGCTGAAGGCTTCGGCGATTTCCAGGATGCCGGCCACGCCCGAGGCGTTGTCGACCGCGCCGTTGTAGATCGTGTCCGGGCCGGTGGTCTTGGCGTCGGCACCGTGGCCTTCATGGCCGCCTTCGCCGGTGTGGTTGCCCAGGTGATCCCAGTGCGCCATGTAGACGATGGCTTCGTCCGGACGCTTGGCGCCGTCCAGGCGCGCGATCACGTTGCGCGAGGACTTCTCGCTGATCTTGCTCTTGAGATCGACCGAAGCCTTGGCCTGCAGCGCGATCGCCTTGAAGCCGCGCTTGCCGGCGGCCTGGTACAACTGGTCGAGGTTCTGGCCCAGATCGCCGAGCAGCTTGCGCGCGGCGTCGTTGCTGATCCAGCCCTGCACCGGCAGGCGCGGTTCCGGATCGTCCTTGGCCGGCAGGTCGAACTGCGCGCCCGACCACGAATTCTTGACCACGTCCCAGCCGTACGATGCGCCGGCGGTGTCGTGGATGATGAGCGCGGCCTTCGCGCCCTGGCGCGCGGCCTCTTCGAACTTGTAGGTCCAGCGGCCGTAGTAGGTCATCCGCTTGCCTTCGAACAAGGTCGCGTCCTGGCCGTGGAAGCCCGGGTCGTTGACGAACATCACCACCGTCTTGCCCTTGACGTCGACTCCGGCGTAATCGTTCCACTGCTGCTCGGGCGCGTTGACGCCGTAGCCCACGAACACCAGATCGCTGCCGTCGACCTTCACTTCCGGCTGGCCGGTGCGGGTGCCGACCACCATGTCGGTGCCGAACTTCAACTCGCGCGGCTGGCCCTTGACCTCGAGCTTGAGCGAGGTGGTTTCGTCGGCGGTGGTTTCGACCATCGGCACGGTCTGGAAGTAGCTGTCGCCGTTGCCGGGTTTC
It includes:
- a CDS encoding right-handed parallel beta-helix repeat-containing protein, with the translated sequence MKRRQFIGAPLAVAAATAAAGFATVADAAPQATMERLSVLDFIPPELHAAIFDESNTVDLTAYIQAAIDSRPGRSIDIRFPSGTYRFNGTLHVSRNHLWLSGDNATLLHGAEGDAIVLGDGVTAYYRIQIGGFLMGKSQVCYSGAMIRSRLCSIVTIKDCYFYGDDKIHDVMVFERGYQIDIHNVVSEKCRNNHVTLSGSGPGADRQVDATIYDNRFDYGASALSANGFVEGIFFRRNICLRQRNIIASLNGTANWTIPSVKIQENDFDGGGSIGLQINRLSNFQINDNWFSSLQDTALRIDENAGGGTVSDNQFYATEGRTAIEIGGQGIVITGNTISGGQQGMYLRATSGNIVFTGNMVTYMKGLAINLYENPSMVTIVGNNFVSNAAAISTGGTALNVASNLIR
- a CDS encoding sensor histidine kinase; protein product: MKQPRRRMRNRLMIAFGGFAVLVAGVFGLYAMIFMYATEDAFFDAALRQEAAALVQAHRRDGRWETPRSPYMKVYTDVAQFPDDLRSPYRDEPWRHEYAGRDGRHYHLKTLQAADPAANAWLVAEVSQQLVVRPMRDRILQLLAWSAAAVFALALLIAYWLARRTTAPLARLAAQVGSITPQHLPILPMPERADDEVGLVARGVAELIERIRTFIEREQEFTRDASHELRTPLAVIASTSERLLDEPGLSAAGRQHLTHLRQSASQLERTVGTLLSLARESQESALTGEPVPVLPLLERVILDQAVLLEGKPIDLDIQVPAGVRSVLPEPVLHILLSNLIGNAFAHTEAGVVRIWIDHAKNGDRASFNIVNSGHAVEPDLLATLHRPFQRREGSAGLGLGLAIVQRLCERYRIGLRIGTHDGLTQVELGLAPEGDRAS
- a CDS encoding response regulator transcription factor; the encoded protein is MVERLRILVVEDHLPLRTAMAAMFESHGHRADFAADGRTGLRLALDDPPDVVVLDLNLPGLDGLRVCAQLRERADRRIPVLMLTARDTLADKLKGFEAGADDYLVKPFAGEELLARCLALSQRHRSGEQHVLRIGPLSIDRRGNHAQRDGATLELHQTAYRILLILAEAWPRTLTRSELMQRVWGDDVPQSDPLRSHLYLLRQALDKPFAWPMLHTVHGVGFKLRDRP
- a CDS encoding DJ-1/PfpI family protein, whose amino-acid sequence is MTLHRVRRGVLAVSLLLAAVPAMAADKILIVVSGEGRDQGKTRPGFEMDEFAQAYLIFRDNGYAIDVASPNGGRAEADKYDAAEAFNASLLADADANGLLAATRKTGDLKAADYAAVYVVGGKGAMFDLPADPALQRVVADVYERGGVVAAVCHGPAALVDVRLGNGAWLVDGKRMTGFSNEEEAVFGKRWAKQYRFQLEDALKARGAQWQEAALMMPKLVVDGRLITGQNPYSTPAVAEAIVSTLGRQPKARTPWRDERTMTLVQRALDGETAAVHKALADDRDNYHVQLIGLLGYYQSQSTQDLAATRDALAIMQLAAPYMPEPQLRLGMAEAHLRLGDRERARALTGEVLESHPDMAEAKQLLQRIGS
- a CDS encoding 2OG-Fe dioxygenase family protein gives rise to the protein MSPAPRTDHENFAHSLRGDGFCFVDGQTMRGHLLQHGSLQDWPAFADSWNDLAPDQYLASVGRHRRRRHAVFRAGRDGAIERQPHQPHYQSLNYNALQGDIERWFEPVHDAIASGASLTTVLGFCRDFFSTLAPHTQAWHIELHQFRIEARSDEDGQPTPEGVHRDGVDYVLVLLIDRHNILSGTTTIHTADGTELGSFTLTAPLDAALVDDARVFHGVTAVTPQDPQREAHRDVLVVTFRKTA
- a CDS encoding MAPEG family protein; the encoded protein is MSMSIAYWCVLIAALLPYLWVAVAKASGKRYDNRDPRGWQTRQDNPRSHAAYAAHLNAFEAFAPFAAGVIGAQMTGVATDWIVILSIVFIVFRVLHGVFYVLRQPRLRSLAWVVGFGCVLALLVLAALAASEDASAQVVLRLLDGSTQAGLPS
- a CDS encoding M28 family metallopeptidase gives rise to the protein MLPKHLSRTTPLLTATSLVAAALVLSACDKTPSKPDTGASAATPAPAVPAGEHGFDGAINAADFAQHVKILASDEFEGRAPGSAGEDKTVAYLQAQFQRMGMKPGNGDSYFQTVPMVETTADETTSLKLEVKGQPRELKFGTDMVVGTRTGQPEVKVDGSDLVFVGYGVNAPEQQWNDYAGVDVKGKTVVMFVNDPGFHGQDATLFEGKRMTYYGRWTYKFEEAARQGAKAALIIHDTAGASYGWDVVKNSWSGAQFDLPAKDDPEPRLPVQGWISNDAARKLLGDLGQNLDQLYQAAGKRGFKAIALQAKASVDLKSKISEKSSRNVIARLDGAKRPDEAIVYMAHWDHLGNHTGEGGHEGHGADAKTTGPDTIYNGAVDNASGVAGILEIAEAFSKQTPPPDRSLLFLAVTLEESGLLGSKYYVAHPTVPLNKTVAVINLDAMPIIGKARDMTVVGYGSSELEDILKTVADGQKRVLHAEGTPQDGFYFRSDHFNFAKAGVPALYAKGGDDLIDGGVEAGQKAQIDYRDNRYHKPADEFDAAWKLDGLVQDLDALYGVGTVLAGNEQWPNWYEGNAFRAAHDKLMAPPAK